The Echeneis naucrates chromosome 23, fEcheNa1.1, whole genome shotgun sequence genome has a segment encoding these proteins:
- the net1 gene encoding neuroepithelial cell-transforming gene 1 protein isoform X2 yields MVAYDEVGSLVPIKRTLQVIDYQNQANKESEEPSNKRVRPLGRVTSLANLISPGKNGAVRRFGQTIQVASFRGDGKLPGMPQKPCSKAAAPTPPKRRNSTLWSETLDIHQKGAFSTKEIKRQEAIFELSRGEQDLIEDLQLARKAYHDPMLKLSIMSEEELTHIFGNLDAYIPLHEDLLTQLAKATGPDGTVGQIGQIVVSWLPRLNAYKDYCSNQLAAKALLDQKKQDRRVQDFLQRCLESPFSRKLDLWSFLDIPRSRLVKYPLLLKEILKHTPPEHPDAASLEEAVTIIQGVLSDINMKKGESECQYYIDKLEYLDDRQKDPHIEQCKSLLCHGELRNKSGTKLHVFLFTELLVLTRPVTRNERQCFQVYRQPIPVQDLVLEDLQDGDVRMGGSFRGAFSNADKAKNIFRVRSQDPSQAQSHTLQVNDVFHKQQWLNCLRSAISVHRPLNEQSTPSPPTSAARIKRRPSSVSAIIHMEEVDENCRQTTSQSAPSSPCNSVTSSPTASSPSSCSSSSSTTSSASTSPLSSATSHKTKKDKKSLCSLGKRKETMV; encoded by the exons ATGGTGGCTTACGATGAAGTGGGTAGCTTGGTGCCTATCAAACGGACTCTGCAAGTGATAGACTACCAGAACCAAGCAAACAAAGAGTCAGAG GAACCCAGCAACAAGCGTGTCCGTCCTCTCGGCAGGGTGACGTCGCTAGCCAACCTCATTTCTCCGGGGAAGAATGGGGCCGTCCGGCGCTTCGGCCAAACCATCCAGGTA GCCTCATTCAGAGGCGATGGCAAGTTGCCGGGCATGCCCCAGAAGCCTTGCAGTAAGGCTGCGGCCCCCACACCACCTAAAAGGAGGAACAGCACACTGTGGTCTGAGACACTAGACATCCACCAGAAAGGAGCTTTCTCTACAAAAGAGATCAAGCGGCAGGAG GCCATATTTGAACTGTCTCGGGGAGAACAGGACCTGATTGAGGACCTCCAGCTGGCACGCAAG GCATACCATGACCCAATGCTGAAGCTCTCCATTATGTCTGAAGAAGAGCTCACTCACATTTTCGGCAACCTGGATGCCTACATCCCTCTGCACGAGGACCTGCTGACACAGCTCGCTAAGGCCACAGGGCCTGATGGGACTGTGGGCCAGATTGGACAGATTGTTGTCAGTTGG CTGCCCAGGCTAAATGCCTACAAGGACTATTGCAGTAACCAGCTGGCAGCCAAAGCACTGCTGGATCAGAAGAAGCAGGACAGGCGGGTGCAGGACTTCCTGCAGCGTTGCCTTGAGTCGCCCTTCAGCAGGAAGCTGGACCTGTGGAGCTTCCTGGATATTCCACGCTCACGTCTGGTCAAATACCCACTGTTGCTCAAAGAGATACTGAAACACACTCCACCAGAGCACCCTGATGCTGCTAGCCTGGAGGAAGCA GTTACCATCATCCAGGGCGTCCTGTCTGATATCAACATGAAGAAGGGAGAGTCTGAATGCCAGTACTACATTGACAAGCTGGAGTATTTGGATGACAGGCAGAAGGACCCTCACATCGAGCAGTGCAAGAGCCTGCTGTGTCATGGGGAGCTGCGCAACAAGAGTGGCACG AAGCTGCATGTGTTCCTGTTTACTGAGCTGCTGGTCCTGACCCGCCCCGTCACCAGGAATGAGCGCCAGTGTTTCCAGGTTTACCGGCAGCCAATCCCAGTGCAGGATCTGGTACTAGAGGACCTGCAGGATGGAGACGTCAGAATGGGTGGTTCCTTCAGGGGTGCTTTTAGCAATGCAGACAAAG CCAAGAACATTTTCCGAGTGCGGTCCCAAGACCCAAGCCAGGCACAGTCCCACACACTGCAAGTCAACGACGTCTTCCACAAGCAGCAGTGGCTCAACTGCCTCCGTAGTGCCATTTCCGTCCACCGGCCCCTCAACGAACAATCCACCCCGAGCCCACCCACCAGTGCTGCCCGCATCAAGCGCCgcccctcctctgtctcagcCATCATCCACATGGAGGAGGTAGACGAAAATTGCCGGCAAACGACCTCTCAGTCCGCCCCCAGCTCGCCATGTAACAGTGTAACCTCCAGCCCCACCGCCTCATCCCCTTCATCCtgctcctcatcttcatcaacGACATCGTCAGCTTCGacgtctcctctctcttctgccACATCCCATAAAACCAAAAAGGACAAGAAGTCTCTGTGTTCTTtagggaagagaaaagagacaatGGTCTGA
- the net1 gene encoding neuroepithelial cell-transforming gene 1 protein isoform X1, which translates to MVAYDEVGSLVPIKRTLQVIDYQNQANKESEEPSNKRVRPLGRVTSLANLISPGKNGAVRRFGQTIQASFRGDGKLPGMPQKPCSKAAAPTPPKRRNSTLWSETLDIHQKGAFSTKEIKRQEAIFELSRGEQDLIEDLQLARKAYHDPMLKLSIMSEEELTHIFGNLDAYIPLHEDLLTQLAKATGPDGTVGQIGQIVVSWLPRLNAYKDYCSNQLAAKALLDQKKQDRRVQDFLQRCLESPFSRKLDLWSFLDIPRSRLVKYPLLLKEILKHTPPEHPDAASLEEAVTIIQGVLSDINMKKGESECQYYIDKLEYLDDRQKDPHIEQCKSLLCHGELRNKSGTKLHVFLFTELLVLTRPVTRNERQCFQVYRQPIPVQDLVLEDLQDGDVRMGGSFRGAFSNADKAKNIFRVRSQDPSQAQSHTLQVNDVFHKQQWLNCLRSAISVHRPLNEQSTPSPPTSAARIKRRPSSVSAIIHMEEVDENCRQTTSQSAPSSPCNSVTSSPTASSPSSCSSSSSTTSSASTSPLSSATSHKTKKDKKSLCSLGKRKETMV; encoded by the exons ATGGTGGCTTACGATGAAGTGGGTAGCTTGGTGCCTATCAAACGGACTCTGCAAGTGATAGACTACCAGAACCAAGCAAACAAAGAGTCAGAG GAACCCAGCAACAAGCGTGTCCGTCCTCTCGGCAGGGTGACGTCGCTAGCCAACCTCATTTCTCCGGGGAAGAATGGGGCCGTCCGGCGCTTCGGCCAAACCATCCAG GCCTCATTCAGAGGCGATGGCAAGTTGCCGGGCATGCCCCAGAAGCCTTGCAGTAAGGCTGCGGCCCCCACACCACCTAAAAGGAGGAACAGCACACTGTGGTCTGAGACACTAGACATCCACCAGAAAGGAGCTTTCTCTACAAAAGAGATCAAGCGGCAGGAG GCCATATTTGAACTGTCTCGGGGAGAACAGGACCTGATTGAGGACCTCCAGCTGGCACGCAAG GCATACCATGACCCAATGCTGAAGCTCTCCATTATGTCTGAAGAAGAGCTCACTCACATTTTCGGCAACCTGGATGCCTACATCCCTCTGCACGAGGACCTGCTGACACAGCTCGCTAAGGCCACAGGGCCTGATGGGACTGTGGGCCAGATTGGACAGATTGTTGTCAGTTGG CTGCCCAGGCTAAATGCCTACAAGGACTATTGCAGTAACCAGCTGGCAGCCAAAGCACTGCTGGATCAGAAGAAGCAGGACAGGCGGGTGCAGGACTTCCTGCAGCGTTGCCTTGAGTCGCCCTTCAGCAGGAAGCTGGACCTGTGGAGCTTCCTGGATATTCCACGCTCACGTCTGGTCAAATACCCACTGTTGCTCAAAGAGATACTGAAACACACTCCACCAGAGCACCCTGATGCTGCTAGCCTGGAGGAAGCA GTTACCATCATCCAGGGCGTCCTGTCTGATATCAACATGAAGAAGGGAGAGTCTGAATGCCAGTACTACATTGACAAGCTGGAGTATTTGGATGACAGGCAGAAGGACCCTCACATCGAGCAGTGCAAGAGCCTGCTGTGTCATGGGGAGCTGCGCAACAAGAGTGGCACG AAGCTGCATGTGTTCCTGTTTACTGAGCTGCTGGTCCTGACCCGCCCCGTCACCAGGAATGAGCGCCAGTGTTTCCAGGTTTACCGGCAGCCAATCCCAGTGCAGGATCTGGTACTAGAGGACCTGCAGGATGGAGACGTCAGAATGGGTGGTTCCTTCAGGGGTGCTTTTAGCAATGCAGACAAAG CCAAGAACATTTTCCGAGTGCGGTCCCAAGACCCAAGCCAGGCACAGTCCCACACACTGCAAGTCAACGACGTCTTCCACAAGCAGCAGTGGCTCAACTGCCTCCGTAGTGCCATTTCCGTCCACCGGCCCCTCAACGAACAATCCACCCCGAGCCCACCCACCAGTGCTGCCCGCATCAAGCGCCgcccctcctctgtctcagcCATCATCCACATGGAGGAGGTAGACGAAAATTGCCGGCAAACGACCTCTCAGTCCGCCCCCAGCTCGCCATGTAACAGTGTAACCTCCAGCCCCACCGCCTCATCCCCTTCATCCtgctcctcatcttcatcaacGACATCGTCAGCTTCGacgtctcctctctcttctgccACATCCCATAAAACCAAAAAGGACAAGAAGTCTCTGTGTTCTTtagggaagagaaaagagacaatGGTCTGA